GTTTTCAAACGCAAACCTCCACAACTGGACCGCGTATCGAGAAGCCGGCCGAGGGATCGTCCGACTCTGTCGCAAGGAAACGGAAATTGGCACCGGGGGTGGGGTTATCCTGCCAGTACGATACCCGCCGCCGCCCGGGGGTTCAAGGGCTTTTTGTCGGCCGCGGGGGCGCGATTCCCGCCCCAACCGTCGCGGCCACCCGGAAAAAGAGCAGCGCGCCGCCGGGCGAACCGGCGACGCGCTGCGTCTGGATCCAGAATCCCGGGGGATTCTAGTACATGTCACCCATGCCGCCGCCCGGGACGCCGCGTCCCGCACCGGCCTTCTCGTCCTCCGGAATGTCCGTGACGACACATTCCGTGGTGAGGAGCATGCCGGCGACGCTGGCCGCGTTCTGCAGCGCGCTGCGCGTCACCTTGGTGGGGTCGACGATGCCGGCCTTGAACATGTCGACGTACTCGCCGGTGGCAGCGTTGTACCCGATGTTCTCCGCCTGCTTGAGGACGTGCTCCACGATGAGCGAACCCTCGGCACCGGCGTTGGCCGCGATCTGGCGCAGCGGGGACTCGAGCGCGCGGCGCACGATGTTGACGCCGATTGCGGCGTCGCCCTCGAGCACCAGCTTGTCGAGCACCTTCGCGGCGCGAATCAGCGTGATGCCGCCACCCGGCACGACGCCCTCTTCGACCGCCGCGCGCGTCGCCGCGAGCGCGTCCTCCACGCGGGCCTTCTTCTCCTTCATCTCAACCTCGGTGGCCGCACCCACGCTGATGACGGCAACGCCGCCGGCCAGCTTGGCGAGACGCTCCTGGAGCTTCTCCTTGTCGTACTCCGAGGTGGTGTCCTCGATCTGGCGGCGGATCTGGCCGACGCGCGACTTGATGTCGGCCGCCTTGCCCGCACCCTCGACGATGGTGGTGTTGTCCTTGTCGATGGTGATGCGCTTGGCCTTGCCGAGATCAGCGACGGTCGCGTTCTCGAGCTTGAAGCCCGCCTCTTCCGAGACCACACGGCCACCGGTGAGGATGGCGATGTCCTCGAGCATGGACTTGCGGCGATCGCCGAAGCCCGGAGCCTTCACCGCGCACACCTGCAGGGTGCCGCGCAGCTTGTTCACGACCAGCGTGGCCAGCGCCTCGCCCTCGATGTCCTCGGCGATGATGAGGAAGGGACGGCCCATCTGCGCCACCTTCTCCAGGATCGGCAGCAGGTCCTTCATGGACGCGATCTTCTTGTCATGGATGAGAATGACCGCATCCTCCAGCGTCACTTCCATGCGCTCGGCGTTGGTGACGAAATACGGCGAGAGATAACCGCGGTCGAACTGCATGCCCTCCACGACTTCGTGGGTGGTCTCCATGCCGCGCGCCTCTTCCACCGTGATGACACCGTCCTTGCCGACCTTGATCATGGCCTCGCCGATCAGGTCGCCGATCTCGGGATCGTTGTTGGCGCTGATGGTTGCCACGCTGCCGATGCCTTCCTTGGTCATCTTGATCGTGGTGCTCTTGCGCTTGATCTCCGCGACGACCGCCTCGGTGGCCTTCTGGATGCCCTTCTTGAGGAACATCGGGTTGGCCCCGGCGGTGACGTTCTTGATGCCCTCGGCGATCATCGCCTGGGCGAGAATGGTCGCGGTGGTGGTGCCGTCGCCCGCGACGTCCTGCGTCTTGGTGGCGACTTCCTTCACCATCTGTGCGCCGAGATTCTCGAACGGATCGTCGAGTTCGATCTCCTTGGCAATGGTGACACCGTCGTTGGTGATGCTCGGGCTGCCGAATTTCTTGTCGAGGACGACGTTGCGTCCCTTGGGGCCGAGCGTGATACGCACGGCGTTGGCGAGTTTGTCGACGCCGGTCCTGAGCTTTTCGCGCGCTTCGGCGTCGTAGATCAACTGTTTTGCCATTGGTGGCCTCCTGTGTGTGTTCCGAATGAATGACTAGAGAATGGCGAGGATCTCGTCTTCTTTCATGACGAGATACTTCGCGTCGTCGATGCTGATTTCGTTGCCGGCATACTTGGCAAACAGCACGCGGTCGCCCTTCTTGACTTCGGGCTCCATGCGCTCGCCGCTGTTGGTGCGGCGGCCCTTGCCGACTGCGATGACCTCGCCCTCCTGCGGGCGCTCCTTCGCGGTGTCGGGAATGATGATGCCGCCCTTCTTCTGCTCTTCCTTCTCCAGGAGACGCACGATCACGCGGTCACCGAGTGGAATCATTTTCATGGCCATGGTCCTCTTCCTCCGGGTTGAGTTGCGAATACTCGCCAGTGTTGTGATGATCGGAATTCGTTGCGCGGGAGCGATGCCCCGCCGCCAGATATTAGCACTCACATCATGAGAGTGCTAACAGAGACTAGAATAACCGCGCCGCCAGGGTCTGGCAAGTGAAACTTTTCGTAAAGAGAGGTGGGTAAGCCGGATTTTACTGCTATTATGGCAGTGCGCTAGCGTCTTGACAGTCTATAGATCGTATCGATGCCAATGAGCGTCAGATGAGGGCGCACTCGATAGCTGGAGGGTAGCAGAGAGGCGATTCGGGAGACGCCGCCCCCCGTGACGACCACCGGCAGGCGACGGCCCACCCGGCGCTGGAGCATGGCGACCGCCTCGCGGATTCCCCCCGCCGCCGCCAGCCCCGCGCCCCAGCGCATGGCAAGGTCGGTGCGGTCGATACCGCCCGGGGGGAACGCCCCGGTGCGGAAGTCCACGGCCGGTAGCGCGGCCGTGCCCGCGTGAAGCGCGCCCAGGGCCATATCCGGCCCGGCAAGGATCACGCCGCCGCGGAACACGCGGTCGGTCACCAGATCCACCGTAATCGCCGTGCCCACATCCACCACCACCGCGCCGCTCCCGCGCGTGCCCACCGCGCCCACCGCGGCGCAGATACGGTCGGCGCCGAGGCGCTCCGGATGACGGACGCCGATGCGGACGGGGAGCGGGATGCGGTGGCTGATGCGAAGCGGCGCCTCCCCCGTCGTCCGCCGCAGCGCCGCGGCGATCACGGCATTCACCGCGGGATAGACCGACGAGAATGCGCACGCGCCACGGCGCGCCCCGCCACGCTGGGCCCGCCGCACCGCGGCATCGATGGCACGCGCCGAGGCGGTGCTGGCAACAGCCACCACCGGACCCACCCGGCCGCGGTCCACCACCGCGATCTTGATGGTCGAGTTGCCCGCGTCCGCGCACAGTGTCAACCGATCACCTCCACGGTTTCATTATAAAGGGAGACCACCGAGGCGTCGGAATCGAGTACGACCTGCAGCGCCCCGTCCCCCGCCACACCGGTGACCACGCCGGTCACGCGTCCGCCACCGGACGCGAACGCCACCGGCCGGTTCATCTGCGTCATCCGCGCCTGGTATGAACTCACCAGGGGCGCGAAGCCCTCGCGGCGGAAACGGTCGTAGTACGCCTCGATGGTTCCCAGCACATCGGCGAGCACGAGGGCGCGATCCCACACCACCCCGGTGAGCGTTCGGCACGACGCGGCGGCCGCACGCCATTCCGCGGGCCAGTCGTCCGGGGTGGCGTTCACGTTGATCCCCATGCCCACCACGACGTGGTCCACGCGTCCGGCCGACGCGGCGGACTCGGCAAGAATGCCGGCGATCTTCCCCGCCGCGCCCACGACATCGTTGGGCCACTTCACCATGAGATCCGTGTCGAGCAGTTTCGAGAGTGCCACCGATATCGCGGTGGCGATGGCCAGCGTCACCGCCAGGCTGGCACGCGCGTCGGCCTGCGGGCGCAGAATGACCGAACACATCACGTCGCGCCCCGGCGGGCTGGTCCACGCATGACCGCGCCGCCCACGCCCGCGCGTCTGGTAGTCCGCAACCACGATGGTCCCCTCGGGCTCGCCCGCCCGGGCCAGTTCCAGGGCAACGTCGTTGGTGGACTCCGTTTCGGGGAAGAAATACACGCGCCGGCCCAACCGCGCGGTGGCGAGGTAGCGCGCGAGTTCGGCGGGAAGCGGTCCGGCGGGCGAGGGATTCATCACAGGACATCCAGGCTCATCGACGCCGCGGGCGGCGAGTGGGTCAGCGCACCGACGGAGATGTAGTCGACACCCGGCAGCGCGAATTCACCAATCGTCTCCAGTACGATGCCACCCGACACCTCCACCTCCAGGCGGCGCCCGTCACCCGCGCGGCGCCACGCGCCGATGCGCGCCACCGCCGCGCGAACATCCGCGGGTGCGAAGTTGTCCAGCATGACGCGGTCGATGCGCGCGCTCGCCGGCGACGCCAGCACCGCGTCCAGAAAGTCCGGCGAATCCACCTCGAGCTCGACGAACGCCGCCCGTGGCGCCCGCACGATACGCCCCAGCGCCGCGTCGTGCCCCCCGGCCGCGCGCACGTGGTTTTCCTTGATGAGCACCATGGCGTGCAGGTCGCGGCGGTGGTTGCGCGCGCCGCCACAACGAACCGCGTACTTGTCGAGCTCCCGCCACAACGGAACGGTCTTGCGCGTGTCCAGGATGGTGACACCGGTGCCCGCCACCGCCCGCACGTAGCGCGCGGTGAGCGACGCGATGCCACACATGCGCTGCAGGAAGTTGAGCGCGGTTCGCTCGGCGCAAAGGATCGAGCGCGCGGAACCGTGCAGACTCACCAGGACATCACCGGCGCGGGCACGCGCGCCGTCAGCCAGCGGTGCCTCGAAGGACACACTGGAATCGACCTGCCGGAACACCTCGCGCGCCACGCCGGTTCCCGACACGGCGACTTCGTCCGCCACGCGGATCTCGGCGCGCAGCGGCGCGCCGTCGAGTTCCAGGTACGCGACCGTCGCGTCTTCCCGCGCGGCGTCTTCTTCCAGCGCCGCGCGGACCAGCGCGGTCACGTGCTCCGGCGCAGGGGGTTGCAGGTTCGGCCCAGTGTGGCTCACAGGTCCTCCCCACCACGCCCGCGCCGCCGGCGCGGTGCACGCTCGTCCGCCGCCGCAAGCTGCATGCGCATTTCGTCCAGGCGGTCGCGCAGGCTGGCCGCCTTCTCGAAGTTCATATCGCGGGCCTCGCGCAGCATCTCCGCCTCGATGGCCGCGGCGAGCGCCTCGGTGGGCGCGCCCGCTTCCAGCACCACGTCGGCGCCGTCGCGGCGCCGTGCATCCGCGACCGATGTCGACAGCACGACCTCGTCGAGCGACTTGACGATGCCCCGCGGGGTGATGCCGTGCTCCGCGTTGTACGCCAGCTGCCGGCGGCGGCGGCGGTTGGTCTCCCGCATGGCGCCGCGCATCGAGTCCGTCACGTGGTCGGCGTAGAAGATGACGCGCCCCGACACGTGCCGCGCCGCCCGCCCCGCGGTCTGGATGAGGCTGCGCTCGCTGCGCAGGAACCCCTCCTTGTCGGCGTCACACACCGCCACCAGCGCCACCTCGGGCAGGTCGAGTCCCTCGCGCAGCAGGTTGATGCCCACCAGCACGTCGAACTCGCCCAGGCGCAGGCCGCGCAGAATCTGCACGCGCTCCAGCGCGTCGATGTCGGAGTGCAGGTAGCGCACGCGGATTCCGAGCGATGACAGGTAGTCGGTGAGTTCCTCCGACATGCGCTTGGTGAGCGTGGTCACCAGCACCCGTTCCCCCATGCCCGCGCATACCCGTATCTCCTCCACCAGGTCGTCCACCTGCCCCTCCACCGGGCGCAGGCTGATCTCGGGGTCCACCAGGCCGGTGGGCCGGATCACCTGCTCCACCACCTCGCCGCCGGTGCGCGCCAGTTCCCAGTCGGCCGGGGTCGCGCTCACGTAGATGTAGCGCGGGATCATGCCGTCGAATTCGTCGAACTTCAGGGGACGGTTGTCGAGCGCCGAGGGCAGCCGGAACCCGTGCTCCACCAGGGTGAGCTTGCGCGAACGGTCGCCGTTGTACATGCCGCCCACCTGCGGCACGGTGACGTGCGACTCGTCAATCACGCACACGAAGTCCTGCGGGAAGAAGTCGAGCAGGGTCATGGGACGTTCGCCGGGCCCGCGGCCGGAGAGATGGCGGGCGTAGTTCTCCACACCGCTGCAGTATCCCACCTCCTCCAGCATCTCGCAGTCGTACAGGGTGCGCGATTCGAGCCGCTGCGCCTCCACGTTCTTGCCCAGTTCGCGCAGTTGCACCACGCGCTCCGCCAGCTCCTCGCGGATGGCCTTCACCGCCCGCTTCACTGCGGGCTCCGGGGTGACGAAGTGCTTGGCCGGAAACAGGGTCAGTTCCTCGATGCCGCGCAGCCGCTTGCCGGTGAGCGGGTCGGTGATGGAGAGCGATTCCACCGTGTCACCGAAGAACTCCACGCGAATCGCCTCCTCCTCGTAGGCGGGGCGGATCTCCACCACGTCTCCGCGCACGCGGAAACACCCCCGCGTGAAGGCGGCGTCGTTGCGTTGGTACTGGATGTCGACCAGGCTGCGCAGGAATTCTTCGCGGTTGAGCGCGTCGCCCGCGTGCAGGCGGATGGTCATGGCGCGCACCATCTCCGGCGACCCGAGCCCGTAGATGCACGAAACGCTGGAGACGACGATGACGTCCTGCCGCGTCATGAGCGAGCTGGTGGCGCGCACCCGCAGGCGGTCGATGTCGTCGTTGATGGACGCATCCTTGGCGATATACGTGTTGGTGGACGGCACATAGGCCTCGGGCTGGTAGTAGTCGTAGTAACTCACGAAGTACTCCACGGCATTGTTGGGGAAGAAGCCCTTGAACTCACCGTAGAGCTGTGCCGCCAGCGTCTTGTTGTGGGAAATGACCAGCGCGGGCAGCCCGGTCTGTGCGATCACGTTGGCAATGGTGAAGGTCTTGCCCGACCCGGTGACGCCAAGCAATACCTGGTCGCGCCGCTTCTCGCGCAATCCCGCCACCAGGGCCCGGATGGCCTGCGGCTGATCGCCCGTGGGTTTGTAGTGGGAAACAAGATCGAAGCCGCCCGCCACCGGCTTCACCCGGCCGGCCGCACGGCCTCGACCGGCGCGGCACTCCCCGTCTGTGCGCCCCCCGAACGCCGGCGCTCGCGCACGAGCAGGACGGCGAGAACGATGACCACCACGAGGAGAAGCGGAAAGACGAGCGACTTGAGCAGGCGCGGGGCACCCAGCTTCTCGACATGCAGGGCCTCTTCCACGTCCCACGACGGGCCGCCCCCGGTGCCGCCGCCGCCGCGCTGCCCGACCATGTCCCACAGCTTGCCGCCATCCAGCCCCAGGAACTCCGCGTAGTTGCGCAGGAACCCCTTGAGGTAGGTCTCGCTGGAGAACGCACCGAAGTCGTCCCCCTCCAGCGAGCGGATGGACTGCACCGAGATGCGCGTCTCGCGATTGACCTGCTCGATGGTGAGCTTCTTCTCCTCGCGCGCGGCGCGCAGGAGTTCCCCGACCGTCTTGCCCTGCGAGTTGTCCATAGGTACCGCCTATCCTCCCACGCGCGTCGTCCGCGGTCAATCAGCCGTCGGCCCGCAGCAGCCCGATCGACTCGCGTAGTTTGCCGAGCTCGGTCTCCAGCCGGGCCTGCTTCTCGCGTTCCCGCTCCACCACTTCCGGTTTGGCGCGCGTGACGAAGTTCTCGTTGGCGAGCTTCGCGCTGACCGCGGCGAGATCGCTTTCGACCTTGCCACGCTCGCGCTCCAGCCGCTCGCGTTCGGCGGCGAAGTCCACCACCCCGCGCAGCGGCACCACCACCTCGATGTCGCCGATGGGTGTGGCCGCGTCGCCCTTCTCCTTTTGCACCGCGGGGCCCGCGTCCAGCGAGGCCACGCCCGCCAGGCGCTGGATTCCGTCTTCGGCCTCGCGCAAGAGGGCGGCCCGGTGCTCCGGCGCCTGCACACGCACCGGAATGCGCGCCGCCGGCGCCACCCGGTAGGCGGCGCGGATGTTGCGCACCGAGGTCACCACGTCGCGCAGTAGCCCCATGCGCGCCTCGGCTTCCGCGTCCACGTCCCCGTCGTCGCCGCGCGGGTAGGGCTGTTCGAGCAGGAGCCCGTTCGTCATGGGCAGCACGCTCCAGATCTCCTCGGTCACATAGGGCATCAGCGGGTGCATGAGCTTCACCGACTCACCCAGCACATACAGCAGAACCGCCAGCACGGTGCGGCCATCGCCTTCGCCGTAGAGGCGAACCTTGGCCAGCTCCAGGTACCAGTCACAGAAGTCGTGCCAGAAGAAATCGTACACGCGCGCCGCGGCGTCGTTGAGCCGCCACTCCTCGCACGCCCGGTTGCTGTCGAGCGCGCAGCGCGACAGCGCCGAGAGGATCCAGCGGTCCTCCCAGGCGAGGTCGGGTGTAAAGGCAAGCGAGGAACCGTGCGCCGTGCGCCACGCGGAGACAAACGGTGACCCCTCACCCGCGCCGGGACCGTCCGCGAAGATGGGCGCCGTCTCCTTCTCCACTGCGCTCATCACCAGGCGCGACGCCTGCCAGATCTTGTTGGTGAAATTGCGGCCGATCTCGAGCTTGTCCTCGTCGAAGAACACGTCCTTGCCCGGCGGCGAGAGCATGGACAGCGTGAAGCGGAACGCGTCCGTTCCCCACTTGTCGATGATGTCCAGCGGGTCGGGCGAGTTGCCCAGCGATTTGCTCATCTTGCGCCCCAGGCCGTCGCGCACGATGCCGGTCAGAAACACGTGGCGGAACGGAACCTCGCCCATGAACTCCAGCGAGGCCATGATCATGCGCGCCACCCAGAAGAAGATGATCTCCGAGCCGGTCACCAGCACCGACGTGGGGTGATAGCGTTTCAGGTCCGGCGCGTTCTCGTCCGGCCAACCCATGGGCGAGAAAGTCCACAGCCACGACGAGAACCACGTGTCCAGCACGTCCTCGTCCTGGTGCAGCGCCGTACCGCCACAACCGCCGCAGGCCGACGGGTCCTCGCGCGACACGGTGAAGTGATCGCAGTCGTCGCAGTACCACACCGGGATGCGGTGACCCCACCACAGCTGGCGCGACACGCACCAGTCGCGGATGTTGGTCATCCAGCTCATGTACACGTTGCGCCAGCGCGGCGGATAGAAGGTAATCTCGTCGTTCTCGACCGCGCGCACCGCCGGCTCCGCCAGCGGCTGCATCTTTACGAACCACTGCCGCGACAGCAGCGGTTCGATGACGGTGCCGCAGCGGTCGTGCGTGCCCACCGCGTGGCGGTGGGGTTCGATCTTGACCAGCAGGCCTTCCTTCTCCAGCCGTTCCACCACCCGCTTGCGCGCGGCAAAACGATCCAGCCCCGCGAAGTCCTCACCCGCCTCGCGCGTCATCTTCCCGCTGCGGTCGATGACGATCACCGCGGGCAGACCGTGGCGCCGCGCGATGGCGAAGTCGTTGGGGTCGTGCGCGGGCGTCACCTTGACGAACCCCGAGCCAAACGCCTTGTCCACCGCCTCGTCCGCCACGATGGGCAGTTCGCGCCCCACGATGGGCAGCGTGGCCGTCCGGCCCACCAGCTTCTTCTTGCCGCGGTCGTCCGGGCTCACCGCCACCGCGGTATCGCCCAGCATGGTCTCGGGGCGCGTGGTGGCCACCACCACCTCACCGTGTGCGGACGGGTAACGGATCCACCACAGCTTCGAGTCGCGTTCCTCGTACACGACCTCCTCATCGGAGATGGCGGTCTGGCACGAGGGGCACCAGTTGACGATGTAGTCGCCCCGGTAGATGAGCCCCTTCTCATAGAGGCGCACGAATACCTCGCGCACGGCGCGTGAGCGTGGCTCGTCCAGGGTGAAGGCTTCGCGCGTCCAGTCGAACGCGCAGCCGAGCTGCTTCATCTGTTCGGCGATTCGCGCGTGGTGGTGGTCCTTCCACTTCCAGGCCTGGGCGAGAAATTCTTCGCGCGTCATGTCGGCGCGCGACTTCCCCTCCTTCGCGAGCGCCGTCTCCACCACCTTCTGGGTGGCGATGCCCGCGTGGTCGGTGCCGGGAATCCACAGCGTGTT
The Candidatus Krumholzibacteriia bacterium genome window above contains:
- the groL gene encoding chaperonin GroEL (60 kDa chaperone family; promotes refolding of misfolded polypeptides especially under stressful conditions; forms two stacked rings of heptamers to form a barrel-shaped 14mer; ends can be capped by GroES; misfolded proteins enter the barrel where they are refolded when GroES binds) encodes the protein MAKQLIYDAEAREKLRTGVDKLANAVRITLGPKGRNVVLDKKFGSPSITNDGVTIAKEIELDDPFENLGAQMVKEVATKTQDVAGDGTTTATILAQAMIAEGIKNVTAGANPMFLKKGIQKATEAVVAEIKRKSTTIKMTKEGIGSVATISANNDPEIGDLIGEAMIKVGKDGVITVEEARGMETTHEVVEGMQFDRGYLSPYFVTNAERMEVTLEDAVILIHDKKIASMKDLLPILEKVAQMGRPFLIIAEDIEGEALATLVVNKLRGTLQVCAVKAPGFGDRRKSMLEDIAILTGGRVVSEEAGFKLENATVADLGKAKRITIDKDNTTIVEGAGKAADIKSRVGQIRRQIEDTTSEYDKEKLQERLAKLAGGVAVISVGAATEVEMKEKKARVEDALAATRAAVEEGVVPGGGITLIRAAKVLDKLVLEGDAAIGVNIVRRALESPLRQIAANAGAEGSLIVEHVLKQAENIGYNAATGEYVDMFKAGIVDPTKVTRSALQNAASVAGMLLTTECVVTDIPEDEKAGAGRGVPGGGMGDMY
- the groES gene encoding co-chaperone GroES, with protein sequence MKMIPLGDRVIVRLLEKEEQKKGGIIIPDTAKERPQEGEVIAVGKGRRTNSGERMEPEVKKGDRVLFAKYAGNEISIDDAKYLVMKEDEILAIL
- a CDS encoding type III pantothenate kinase, which produces MTLCADAGNSTIKIAVVDRGRVGPVVAVASTASARAIDAAVRRAQRGGARRGACAFSSVYPAVNAVIAAALRRTTGEAPLRISHRIPLPVRIGVRHPERLGADRICAAVGAVGTRGSGAVVVDVGTAITVDLVTDRVFRGGVILAGPDMALGALHAGTAALPAVDFRTGAFPPGGIDRTDLAMRWGAGLAAAGGIREAVAMLQRRVGRRLPVVVTGGGVSRIASLLPSSYRVRPHLTLIGIDTIYRLSRR
- a CDS encoding biotin--[acetyl-CoA-carboxylase] ligase, with product MNPSPAGPLPAELARYLATARLGRRVYFFPETESTNDVALELARAGEPEGTIVVADYQTRGRGRRGHAWTSPPGRDVMCSVILRPQADARASLAVTLAIATAISVALSKLLDTDLMVKWPNDVVGAAGKIAGILAESAASAGRVDHVVVGMGINVNATPDDWPAEWRAAAASCRTLTGVVWDRALVLADVLGTIEAYYDRFRREGFAPLVSSYQARMTQMNRPVAFASGGGRVTGVVTGVAGDGALQVVLDSDASVVSLYNETVEVIG
- the nadC gene encoding carboxylating nicotinate-nucleotide diphosphorylase, with translation MSHTGPNLQPPAPEHVTALVRAALEEDAAREDATVAYLELDGAPLRAEIRVADEVAVSGTGVAREVFRQVDSSVSFEAPLADGARARAGDVLVSLHGSARSILCAERTALNFLQRMCGIASLTARYVRAVAGTGVTILDTRKTVPLWRELDKYAVRCGGARNHRRDLHAMVLIKENHVRAAGGHDAALGRIVRAPRAAFVELEVDSPDFLDAVLASPASARIDRVMLDNFAPADVRAAVARIGAWRRAGDGRRLEVEVSGGIVLETIGEFALPGVDYISVGALTHSPPAASMSLDVL
- the uvrB gene encoding excinuclease ABC subunit UvrB, coding for MAGGFDLVSHYKPTGDQPQAIRALVAGLREKRRDQVLLGVTGSGKTFTIANVIAQTGLPALVISHNKTLAAQLYGEFKGFFPNNAVEYFVSYYDYYQPEAYVPSTNTYIAKDASINDDIDRLRVRATSSLMTRQDVIVVSSVSCIYGLGSPEMVRAMTIRLHAGDALNREEFLRSLVDIQYQRNDAAFTRGCFRVRGDVVEIRPAYEEEAIRVEFFGDTVESLSITDPLTGKRLRGIEELTLFPAKHFVTPEPAVKRAVKAIREELAERVVQLRELGKNVEAQRLESRTLYDCEMLEEVGYCSGVENYARHLSGRGPGERPMTLLDFFPQDFVCVIDESHVTVPQVGGMYNGDRSRKLTLVEHGFRLPSALDNRPLKFDEFDGMIPRYIYVSATPADWELARTGGEVVEQVIRPTGLVDPEISLRPVEGQVDDLVEEIRVCAGMGERVLVTTLTKRMSEELTDYLSSLGIRVRYLHSDIDALERVQILRGLRLGEFDVLVGINLLREGLDLPEVALVAVCDADKEGFLRSERSLIQTAGRAARHVSGRVIFYADHVTDSMRGAMRETNRRRRRQLAYNAEHGITPRGIVKSLDEVVLSTSVADARRRDGADVVLEAGAPTEALAAAIEAEMLREARDMNFEKAASLRDRLDEMRMQLAAADERAPRRRRGRGGEDL
- a CDS encoding helix-turn-helix domain-containing protein translates to MDNSQGKTVGELLRAAREEKKLTIEQVNRETRISVQSIRSLEGDDFGAFSSETYLKGFLRNYAEFLGLDGGKLWDMVGQRGGGGTGGGPSWDVEEALHVEKLGAPRLLKSLVFPLLLVVVIVLAVLLVRERRRSGGAQTGSAAPVEAVRPAG
- a CDS encoding valine--tRNA ligase, which translates into the protein MMEKHFDPAGARARWNREWDSRGIFPPDDDSDREPFVIILPPPNVTGVLHVGHILGDTVQDQLIRWKRMSGYNTLWIPGTDHAGIATQKVVETALAKEGKSRADMTREEFLAQAWKWKDHHHARIAEQMKQLGCAFDWTREAFTLDEPRSRAVREVFVRLYEKGLIYRGDYIVNWCPSCQTAISDEEVVYEERDSKLWWIRYPSAHGEVVVATTRPETMLGDTAVAVSPDDRGKKKLVGRTATLPIVGRELPIVADEAVDKAFGSGFVKVTPAHDPNDFAIARRHGLPAVIVIDRSGKMTREAGEDFAGLDRFAARKRVVERLEKEGLLVKIEPHRHAVGTHDRCGTVIEPLLSRQWFVKMQPLAEPAVRAVENDEITFYPPRWRNVYMSWMTNIRDWCVSRQLWWGHRIPVWYCDDCDHFTVSREDPSACGGCGGTALHQDEDVLDTWFSSWLWTFSPMGWPDENAPDLKRYHPTSVLVTGSEIIFFWVARMIMASLEFMGEVPFRHVFLTGIVRDGLGRKMSKSLGNSPDPLDIIDKWGTDAFRFTLSMLSPPGKDVFFDEDKLEIGRNFTNKIWQASRLVMSAVEKETAPIFADGPGAGEGSPFVSAWRTAHGSSLAFTPDLAWEDRWILSALSRCALDSNRACEEWRLNDAAARVYDFFWHDFCDWYLELAKVRLYGEGDGRTVLAVLLYVLGESVKLMHPLMPYVTEEIWSVLPMTNGLLLEQPYPRGDDGDVDAEAEARMGLLRDVVTSVRNIRAAYRVAPAARIPVRVQAPEHRAALLREAEDGIQRLAGVASLDAGPAVQKEKGDAATPIGDIEVVVPLRGVVDFAAERERLERERGKVESDLAAVSAKLANENFVTRAKPEVVEREREKQARLETELGKLRESIGLLRADG